In the Sarcophilus harrisii chromosome 1, mSarHar1.11, whole genome shotgun sequence genome, one interval contains:
- the LOC105749459 gene encoding zinc finger protein 383 isoform X2 has protein sequence MAPVLLPARACQGSVTFQDVSVDFTQEEWGRLDSSQKELYREVMLENYSNLVCLGLAASRPDLISHLKQGEAPWMARKDPEAGPWPDCESGTETKGSAVKLDISLRESSPEGITKHFSCVSKCEGVRQCSSGVGKQESNKEKYAKPIKTSRSKTSSNVRGPEGYKCDRSLSPSSIPFQHQRISLGECSHQCEAQRKFFRMCSDPNKCNKIYSRKTFWKPDKCEKFFSHNSGFNEASRKRAEEEECEYKECERVFTQSSSLSVPPAIHMKEKIHKHNEYISGLAEHQKIHAGKKTYECNKYGKTFHQGTEHTQNQRVHSEGTFYECVECGKVFAWNSRLALHRRIHTGEKPHECSECGKAFNQRIHLTQHQKIHTGEKPYECNECGKKFNQKIHLILHQRIHTGEKPYECNECGKAFRRGEQLTRHLVIHTGEKPFECNECGKAFCHRIQLAQHQRIHTGEKPYECNECGRDFSRSTYLTEHQRIHTGERPFECSECPKAFRCKRLLTQHQRIHTREKPYECSECGKTFCQKSGLNQHQKIHIGEKNLMNLMKMGSS, from the exons CCTCCCAGAAGGAGCTGTACCGGGAGGTGATGCTGGAGAACTACAGCAACCTGGTGTGCCTGG GGCTCGCAGCCTCCAGACCGGACCTGATCTCCCATCTGAAGCAAGGAGAAGCACCTTGGATGGCAAGGAAAGACCCGGAGGCAGGCCCATGGccag attGTGAATCTGGGACTGAAACCAAGGGATCAGCCGTAAAGCTGGATATTTCTTTAAGAGAATCATCCCCAGAAGGAATCACAAAGCATTTTTCCTGTGTCTCCAAGTGTGAAGGAGTTCGGCAGTGTTCTTCCGGTGTAGGGAAGCAAGAGAGCAATAAGGAAAAATATGCAAAGCCAATAAAAACCTCTAGGAGCAAAACTTCCAGTAATGTGAGAGGTCCCGAAGGTTACAAATGTGATAGAAGCTTAAGTCCATCATCCATCCCTTTTCAACACCAAAGAATTTCTCTGGGAGAATGCTCTCATCAGTGTGAAGCTCAAAGAAAATTCTTCAGAATGTGTTCCGATCCAAATAAGTGTAATAAAATTTACTCAAGGAAGACATTTTGGAAGCCTGATAAATGTGAGAAATTCTTCAGTCACAATTCTGGCTTTAATGAGGCCAGTAGAAAACGTGCTGAGGAGGAGGAGTGTGAATATAAAGAATGTGAAAGAGTTTTCACCCAGAGCTCATCCCTTTCTGTACCTCCAGCAATccatatgaaagagaaaattcataAACATAATGAATATATTTCGGGACTTGCTGAACACCAGAAAATTCATGCTGGAAAGAAAACTTATGAATGTAATAAGTATGGGAAAACTTTCCATCAGGGAACAGAACATACACAAAATCAGAGAGTTCATTCTGAAGGGACATTTTATGAATGTGTTGAATGTGGGAAGGTCTTCGCTTGGAATTCAAGACTTGCTTTGCATCGacgaattcatactggagaaaaaccccaTGAATGcagtgaatgtgggaaagctttcaaCCAGAGAATTCACCTTACTCagcatcagaaaattcatactggagaaaaaccttatgaatgtaatgaatgtgggaagaaGTTCAACCAGAAAATACACCTTATTCtgcatcaaagaattcatacaggagagaaaccttatgaatgtaatgaatgtgggaaggcctttagAAGGGGAGAACAACTTACTCGACATCTGgtaattcatactggagaaaaaccttttgaatgtaatgaatgtgggaaggccttttGCCATAGAATACAACTTgctcaacatcagagaattcatactggagaaaaaccatatgaatgtaatgaatgtggaagagACTTCAGTCGGAGTACATACCTGAcggaacatcagagaattcatactggagaaagaCCTTTTGAATGCAGTGAATGTCCAAAAGCCTTCCGCTGCAAAAGGCTACTTACTCagcatcaaagaattcatactagagaaaaaccttatgaatgtagtgaatgtgggaaGACCTTCTGCCAGAAATCAGGACTTAAtcaacatcagaaaattcatattggagagaaaaatcttatgaatttaatgaaaatgGGAAGTTCTTAA